In Haladaptatus paucihalophilus DX253, the following proteins share a genomic window:
- a CDS encoding M14 family zinc carboxypeptidase, with the protein MHDERTHSTELDRSKDIPISRRQFVRLSAATAGAVSLSKGVAAESTSSAPTELYDFVLGRVDEECEIPTLVELRRPAFDALEPYSDDYFRTTTDPTIAAWLRLTPTEARDVAELDAVDTLKFSPGSNPFWRLGEYANGAFPPVDDSVDYIDYEQMVDGIHHLEAEHSDRVRVRSWGQSPGHENLFEETASDPRELWVVEVTNDIDDETAFQEKEKVFFSLSIHGDERSGAEAGSRFVQRLLDGDEPTVEAMLDHVVLLFAYTNPDGFSARRQEYLVNDDPIGDPEPENNSFKRVTGTGVDPNRGYPTVGWVNPAYYPAEPNGRDLQDDMPGVDDDVPTSPKEYEEIVPDSLDIVEALRGYDNLNYGSDLHGMFWSSNFIEGLIVNDQYDHGELHDIYELNRRANVRVRDEIESDLDARREQFEALNREYLIDGYGVPPEYVDRYDTSVPESGYEYGTIFDTIQYTTSGTLISWMSHPEDQGGLGVTMMAHEMGWDNRVFDRMVFRPWLVDLQARGFQEVIRTVTEHAANDVTADIRTGNATTAYVETDSLTRRSSALSFEDIDTTTAREKLGVGKQWTASSVSVPDGTHELSITVDSPTGPILTKLRDGSGRVVRSHDSASDRPRRTAEWSIPTPSSGEWTVEVKTLGGEREGTATVDRTVVSSTADTVMSPDPESVFGYEQRSYSVSPLAYFSDYEAYMTDGRGRKSSETRGHHGQHGNGNITDGMTGLTVEDIKDGALFRGRSSRLAVENLVVSHADGADDDAYVRELDRFVSNGGTLVLTDAGVSHLGLLENDLAAGITADDVTTFESEIPHFDRRNDDHPLLMGTRNVQREFFNVPPLGYPIANAPATGVAPTAFEDAGGTVAGVTDGQERLVTAGSIRREDGSGIHVIGGMLPPAYQRVAHPFGMLEYTATFLSHTMLTNALGFTQRRYVNGDLVETFGTLD; encoded by the coding sequence GTGCACGACGAACGTACCCACTCAACCGAATTGGACCGCTCGAAGGACATCCCGATTTCACGCCGCCAGTTCGTCAGACTGTCCGCTGCAACGGCCGGTGCAGTGTCGCTCTCGAAGGGTGTCGCCGCCGAATCAACGTCGTCGGCGCCGACGGAACTCTACGATTTCGTCCTCGGGCGCGTCGATGAGGAGTGCGAGATTCCGACGTTGGTCGAACTGCGCCGACCGGCGTTCGACGCGCTCGAACCCTACTCGGACGACTATTTCCGAACGACGACGGACCCGACAATCGCGGCGTGGCTTCGACTGACGCCGACGGAAGCGCGAGACGTGGCCGAACTCGATGCCGTCGATACCCTCAAATTCTCGCCGGGGTCGAATCCGTTCTGGCGACTCGGCGAGTACGCAAACGGCGCCTTCCCACCCGTCGACGACAGCGTCGATTACATCGACTACGAACAGATGGTGGACGGAATCCACCATCTCGAAGCCGAGCACAGCGACCGAGTTCGCGTCCGCTCGTGGGGGCAGAGTCCGGGACACGAGAACCTCTTCGAAGAGACGGCGTCCGACCCCCGAGAATTGTGGGTCGTCGAGGTGACGAACGATATCGACGACGAGACGGCGTTCCAGGAAAAGGAGAAGGTGTTCTTCTCGTTGAGCATTCACGGTGACGAACGGTCGGGTGCGGAGGCCGGTTCCCGGTTCGTCCAGCGACTGCTCGATGGCGACGAGCCGACGGTCGAGGCGATGCTGGACCACGTCGTCCTCCTGTTCGCGTACACGAATCCCGATGGGTTCTCCGCGCGTCGACAGGAGTATCTCGTCAACGACGACCCGATAGGGGACCCCGAACCGGAGAACAACTCCTTCAAACGGGTGACCGGAACCGGTGTCGACCCGAACCGCGGGTATCCGACGGTCGGGTGGGTCAATCCGGCATACTATCCCGCCGAGCCGAACGGAAGGGACCTGCAGGACGATATGCCGGGTGTCGACGACGACGTTCCGACGTCTCCGAAGGAGTACGAGGAAATCGTGCCCGACTCACTCGATATCGTCGAGGCGCTTCGAGGGTACGACAACCTCAACTACGGGTCGGACCTCCACGGGATGTTCTGGTCCTCGAACTTCATCGAGGGACTCATCGTCAACGACCAGTACGACCACGGCGAACTCCACGACATCTACGAACTCAATCGACGGGCGAATGTCCGGGTCCGAGACGAAATCGAGAGCGACCTCGACGCCCGTCGTGAGCAGTTCGAGGCCCTGAACAGGGAGTATCTCATCGACGGCTACGGCGTTCCACCGGAGTACGTTGACCGATACGACACCTCCGTTCCGGAATCGGGGTACGAATACGGCACCATCTTCGACACGATTCAGTATACGACCTCGGGGACGCTCATCAGTTGGATGAGCCACCCGGAGGACCAGGGCGGCCTCGGGGTCACGATGATGGCTCACGAGATGGGGTGGGATAATCGCGTCTTCGACCGGATGGTGTTTCGACCGTGGTTGGTAGACCTGCAAGCGCGTGGGTTCCAAGAGGTGATTCGGACCGTCACCGAACACGCCGCAAACGACGTGACCGCCGACATCCGAACCGGCAACGCGACGACCGCATACGTCGAGACCGATTCCCTCACGCGACGGTCGAGTGCGCTTTCGTTCGAGGATATCGATACGACGACGGCCAGGGAAAAGCTCGGAGTTGGCAAGCAGTGGACCGCATCGAGCGTTTCCGTTCCGGACGGAACGCACGAACTCTCGATAACCGTCGATTCGCCGACCGGCCCCATTCTCACGAAACTCCGCGACGGGAGCGGACGGGTCGTGCGCTCGCACGACTCCGCTAGCGACCGGCCACGACGGACGGCCGAATGGTCGATTCCGACGCCATCCAGCGGCGAGTGGACGGTCGAGGTGAAAACGCTCGGTGGCGAGCGGGAGGGAACGGCGACGGTCGATCGGACGGTCGTCAGCAGTACCGCGGACACCGTGATGTCCCCCGACCCCGAATCGGTCTTCGGGTACGAACAACGGAGCTACAGCGTCTCCCCGCTTGCCTATTTCTCCGATTACGAAGCGTACATGACCGACGGGCGGGGACGGAAAAGCAGTGAGACGCGCGGTCATCACGGACAGCACGGCAACGGCAATATCACCGATGGGATGACAGGGCTAACCGTCGAAGACATCAAAGACGGAGCGCTGTTTCGCGGGCGGAGCAGCCGACTCGCCGTCGAAAACCTCGTCGTTTCTCACGCGGATGGGGCCGATGACGACGCGTACGTCCGGGAACTCGACCGATTCGTCTCGAACGGCGGTACCCTCGTTCTCACCGACGCCGGCGTCTCCCACCTCGGACTCCTCGAAAACGACTTGGCCGCGGGGATTACGGCGGACGACGTTACCACGTTCGAGAGTGAAATCCCTCATTTCGACCGACGGAACGACGACCATCCGTTGTTGATGGGAACGCGGAACGTCCAGCGTGAATTCTTCAACGTCCCCCCGCTCGGCTATCCCATCGCCAACGCCCCCGCGACCGGCGTTGCTCCCACGGCCTTCGAGGATGCGGGCGGAACGGTCGCCGGGGTCACCGACGGTCAAGAGCGGCTTGTGACCGCAGGGTCGATACGCCGCGAGGATGGTTCCGGGATTCACGTCATCGGTGGGATGTTACCGCCCGCGTACCAACGCGTTGCCCATCCCTTCGGCATGCTGGAGTACACGGCTACGTTCCTGTCCCATACCATGCTCACGAACGCGCTCGGATTTACGCAACGTCGATACGTGAACGGTGACCTCGTGGAGACGTTCGGCACGCTCGATTGA
- a CDS encoding CaiB/BaiF CoA transferase family protein, translating to MVGEARQPETETGPLDGITVLDASRVLVGPFCTMQLGDLGADVIKIERPGTGDQTREWHPPTYGESDESAYYLSVNRNKRSMTLDLASDEGQTVFRDLASEADVVVSNFRVGTMEEWGLDYQTLREDNPGLVYCALSGYGEWGPDKDRPAYDLIMQAEGGLMSITGEADGSPVRVGVAIADIGAGMYATQAILAALLERELGDGTGQKVDVSLLDGQVAWMSYMASNYFATGTPPERMGSKHPTLAPYQAYPTADGYVVIAVPSPNLWPKFCRAIDREDLIDDERFRDNASRVENRDELDALLEPTFAEFTTAEIVETMDDHGVPATDVKDMQDVFDNPQVNARNMQWSVSHPTAGDVEMAGSPMHLSKTPTRVRAHPPLLGEHTEEILSEFGYTEADIERLSDEGVL from the coding sequence ATGGTCGGCGAAGCTCGCCAACCGGAGACGGAGACCGGTCCCCTCGACGGAATCACCGTTCTCGATGCGTCCCGCGTCCTCGTCGGTCCGTTCTGCACGATGCAGTTGGGCGACCTCGGCGCGGACGTCATCAAAATCGAGCGACCGGGGACCGGTGACCAGACGCGAGAGTGGCACCCGCCGACGTACGGGGAGTCGGACGAGAGCGCGTACTACCTCAGCGTGAACCGCAACAAGCGCTCGATGACGCTCGACCTCGCGAGTGACGAGGGGCAAACGGTCTTCCGCGACCTCGCCAGCGAAGCCGATGTCGTCGTCTCGAACTTCCGCGTCGGCACGATGGAGGAGTGGGGACTCGATTACCAGACCCTCCGAGAGGACAATCCCGGCCTCGTCTATTGTGCCCTCTCGGGATACGGCGAGTGGGGGCCGGACAAAGACCGACCCGCGTACGACCTCATCATGCAGGCGGAGGGCGGACTGATGAGCATCACCGGCGAGGCGGACGGCTCGCCCGTTCGAGTGGGCGTGGCCATCGCCGACATCGGCGCGGGGATGTACGCGACCCAAGCCATCCTCGCCGCACTGCTTGAGCGCGAACTCGGGGACGGAACGGGACAGAAGGTCGATGTCTCGCTCCTCGACGGTCAGGTCGCGTGGATGAGCTACATGGCCTCGAACTACTTCGCCACGGGAACCCCGCCCGAACGAATGGGGAGCAAACACCCGACGCTCGCCCCGTATCAAGCGTACCCGACGGCGGATGGGTACGTGGTCATCGCGGTTCCGTCGCCCAACCTCTGGCCGAAGTTCTGTCGTGCCATCGACCGCGAGGACCTCATCGACGACGAGCGATTCCGCGACAACGCCTCTCGCGTCGAGAACCGCGACGAACTCGATGCACTCCTCGAACCGACGTTCGCGGAGTTCACGACGGCAGAAATAGTGGAGACGATGGACGACCACGGCGTCCCGGCGACCGACGTCAAGGATATGCAGGACGTCTTCGACAATCCACAAGTGAATGCGCGAAACATGCAGTGGTCGGTTTCCCATCCGACCGCGGGCGACGTCGAGATGGCGGGTAGTCCGATGCACCTCTCGAAGACGCCGACGCGGGTTCGCGCGCACCCGCCACTCCTCGGCGAACACACGGAAGAAATCCTTTCTGAATTCGGCTATACGGAGGCGGATATCGAGCGACTGTCCGACGAGGGCGTTCTCTGA
- a CDS encoding methylglyoxal synthase, with product MRIALIAHDEKKPDLVEFVRDNIDQLSDVDCISTGTTGQRINENTNLEVEPKASGPLGGDMMIGAAVATGDCQAVIFLRDPLTAQPHEPDINALLRVCDVHDVPLATNLASANAIIDELIKQA from the coding sequence ATGCGAATCGCGCTCATCGCACACGACGAGAAGAAACCCGATTTGGTCGAGTTCGTCCGAGATAACATCGACCAACTGTCGGACGTCGACTGCATCTCGACCGGAACGACCGGACAGCGAATCAACGAGAACACCAACCTCGAAGTCGAGCCGAAAGCGTCCGGACCGCTCGGCGGAGATATGATGATCGGGGCCGCGGTAGCCACCGGGGACTGTCAGGCCGTGATATTCCTCCGCGACCCGTTGACCGCCCAACCGCACGAACCGGACATCAACGCGCTCCTACGGGTGTGTGACGTTCACGACGTGCCACTGGCGACGAATCTCGCCAGCGCGAACGCCATCATCGACGAGCTAATAAAGCAAGCCTAA
- a CDS encoding MFS transporter, with translation MRRRLFGTLCGLVFLMNFGRTVFAPLLEPLTVAFSTDQATIGVLISLVWLGTALPRIPMGYVLTRVPRYQAVLATGFVLAGSSGLIAVADSIASLRVGTFLLGVASGAYFVAAVPLIAELYPNAVGRTVGIHGAASQLAAVLAPTIVVGILLVSSWRTAFVLLAAVAVVFSIVLASIVRGSRIADESAPDRAFLSAVRSHWRLIAVGLLMVGVAGFLWQGLFNFYVVYLHSSKGVSTTTANLLLTVVFAAGLPAFWFGGRLADRLPIVPYILGILTGFVVSVVALTAAGGIVALTVVSVAIGYSIHSLFPALDTYFLNSLSDENRGVVYAAFTGISLLVEANGTATVGVLTEAGYRFDVVFIGLASLVGCVILVLAGLYTTNRLPGNSPRDHRA, from the coding sequence GTGAGACGCCGCCTGTTCGGAACGCTTTGCGGGCTCGTATTCCTGATGAACTTCGGGCGAACCGTCTTCGCACCGCTGCTCGAACCCCTGACGGTGGCCTTTTCGACCGACCAGGCGACCATCGGCGTGTTGATATCGTTGGTGTGGCTCGGAACCGCACTCCCGCGAATTCCGATGGGGTACGTCCTCACCCGCGTCCCGCGGTATCAGGCCGTTCTCGCGACGGGATTCGTCCTCGCCGGGTCGTCGGGACTCATCGCGGTCGCGGATTCCATCGCTTCGCTTCGCGTCGGGACGTTTCTCCTCGGCGTCGCCAGCGGGGCTTACTTCGTCGCCGCCGTGCCGCTAATCGCGGAACTGTATCCGAACGCGGTCGGGCGAACCGTCGGCATCCACGGTGCGGCGTCGCAACTGGCGGCGGTGCTCGCACCCACCATCGTCGTCGGAATCTTACTCGTCTCCTCGTGGCGGACGGCGTTCGTCCTGCTCGCGGCGGTCGCAGTCGTCTTCAGCATCGTGCTGGCGAGCATCGTTCGAGGGTCCCGAATCGCCGACGAGTCCGCCCCGGACCGCGCGTTTCTGTCCGCCGTGCGCTCCCACTGGCGGCTCATCGCGGTCGGCCTCCTGATGGTCGGCGTCGCGGGGTTCCTGTGGCAGGGCTTGTTCAACTTCTACGTCGTCTATCTGCACTCGTCGAAGGGGGTATCGACGACGACGGCGAACCTCCTCCTCACCGTCGTGTTCGCGGCCGGACTACCCGCGTTCTGGTTCGGCGGCCGGCTCGCCGACCGCCTCCCCATCGTCCCGTACATCCTCGGGATACTGACCGGATTCGTGGTGTCGGTGGTCGCGCTCACCGCCGCCGGTGGCATCGTCGCGCTAACCGTCGTCTCGGTCGCCATCGGGTACTCGATACACAGCCTGTTTCCGGCCTTGGACACCTACTTCCTCAACTCGCTGTCGGACGAAAACCGCGGCGTCGTCTACGCGGCGTTCACCGGTATTTCCCTGCTGGTCGAGGCGAACGGCACTGCGACCGTCGGCGTGCTCACCGAAGCGGGCTATCGATTCGACGTCGTGTTCATCGGCCTCGCCTCGCTCGTCGGCTGTGTCATCCTCGTCCTCGCAGGGTTGTACACGACGAACCGACTGCCGGGAAATTCGCCACGCGACCATCGCGCGTAG
- a CDS encoding CGCGG family putative rSAM-modified RiPP protein, with amino-acid sequence MEGISHDDAEPVTERVHHNSWSVNLEKPEHADDTGLVCSQAVDAVEHTARGNHVNVVTHANHGHPETYLFDALVDEFGSDIECEYVDQCGCGGHVTRVYVG; translated from the coding sequence ATGGAAGGCATCTCGCACGACGACGCGGAACCGGTCACCGAGCGGGTTCACCACAATTCGTGGTCGGTGAATCTCGAAAAGCCAGAACACGCCGACGATACAGGACTCGTCTGCTCGCAAGCGGTCGATGCCGTCGAGCACACGGCGCGAGGAAACCACGTGAACGTGGTCACGCACGCGAATCACGGCCACCCCGAAACGTACCTCTTCGACGCGCTCGTCGACGAGTTCGGTTCCGATATCGAGTGTGAATACGTCGATCAATGCGGGTGCGGCGGCCACGTGACCCGAGTGTACGTCGGCTGA
- a CDS encoding helix-turn-helix domain-containing protein — protein MATAKLTLTLPAETWIGDVSTTYPDAKFRVLAALPADDIGVGLLELTAADLPPILREMDDHDGIVHLDLLRASDDTCLVEFETTDPLLLLSVQESAVPLELPLTITDGDATFEVTAARDRLSALATQLDLFGVPFEVEYVREMASSESLLTDRQRRLVRTAVECGYYDSPRTCTLTELAAMTDVAKSTASETLHRAEGTIIKRYVTDEVAE, from the coding sequence ATGGCAACCGCGAAACTCACGCTCACGCTTCCCGCCGAGACGTGGATCGGCGACGTCTCGACGACGTACCCGGATGCGAAATTCAGGGTGCTGGCCGCCCTTCCCGCCGACGATATCGGCGTCGGATTGCTCGAACTCACGGCCGCCGACCTCCCGCCGATACTCCGCGAGATGGACGACCACGACGGTATCGTCCACTTGGACCTGTTGCGGGCGTCCGACGATACGTGCCTCGTCGAGTTCGAGACGACCGACCCCCTCCTCCTGCTCTCGGTACAGGAGTCCGCGGTTCCGCTCGAACTCCCCCTCACGATAACCGACGGTGACGCGACGTTCGAGGTGACAGCCGCGCGCGACCGGCTGTCCGCGCTCGCGACGCAACTGGACCTGTTCGGCGTCCCGTTCGAGGTGGAGTACGTCCGCGAGATGGCCTCCTCCGAGAGTCTGTTGACCGACCGACAGCGGCGTCTGGTGCGAACCGCCGTCGAATGTGGCTACTACGACTCGCCGCGAACCTGCACGCTCACCGAACTCGCGGCGATGACCGACGTCGCAAAATCGACCGCCAGCGAAACGCTGCACCGCGCCGAGGGGACGATTATCAAACGGTACGTAACCGACGAGGTGGCGGAGTGA
- a CDS encoding nitric-oxide reductase large subunit: protein MKVQRSTLGKLLAIVFVLNLIVMGAGAWYSYEHAPPIPQKVVGPDGETVVTKAQVQEGKRVFQSDGLMNHGSILGNGAYFGSDYTANALSLKTEYMKVYYAKEKYDKPVSALSPEQRAVVNATVTTELEASRPSDSVQYSAAELYAHEHVRQLYVERYHDGDLERGVPNGMIASEEDARHFADFAMWTAWISHTQRPGSDHTYTNDWPYEPAAGNTPPTASMTWSVIAMVLLVAAAGIGVWLYTSIDLPEPETKGITVPSPKDVVVFPSQKTAARFVPIAALLFVAQVLLGGLLAHYYIERGGFFGLGSLLGVNIVKLLPFAIAKTWHIDLAILWIATLWLGAGLFLPPLLTGQERANQSTYVNVLLGALLVVAVGGLTGIWLGANGYIDGALWWLIGNEGLEYLEVGRVWQFGLLAGFGLWAALVARGFKPLLKAEESFGLAHMILYAGGSIALLFTAGMFYTPQTNIVVTEFWRWWVVHMWVEGAFEFFIVAIVGLTLVSMNLLRKRSAEKAVMFQALFVMGTGVIGVSHHYWWIGQPDVWVPFGSVFSTLELLPLVFILFEAIGEYRTLARSDGSFPYTLPFMFIIASGVWNFVGAGVLGFFINLPLVNYYEHGTYLTVGHAHAAMFGAFGFLALGMATYMLQLTTKPDAWTERRLRWAFWLWNIGLAVMVFVSVLPVGFLQLEAAFSGSYDAARSLAFYNSDAVQLLFWARMPGDTMLILGTLVFAYDVLKKQFVQREVTTPVPEPDEQRVPSRVFTDDDD from the coding sequence ATGAAGGTACAGCGCTCGACGCTCGGCAAACTGCTCGCTATCGTCTTCGTACTGAATCTCATCGTGATGGGAGCGGGTGCGTGGTATTCCTACGAACACGCCCCGCCGATTCCGCAGAAGGTCGTCGGGCCGGACGGGGAGACGGTCGTGACGAAGGCGCAAGTACAGGAGGGAAAACGGGTCTTCCAGTCGGACGGCCTGATGAACCACGGGTCGATTCTCGGCAACGGTGCCTACTTCGGGTCGGATTACACCGCGAACGCGTTGTCGTTAAAGACGGAGTACATGAAGGTGTACTACGCGAAGGAAAAGTACGATAAACCGGTCAGCGCGCTCTCGCCGGAGCAACGGGCGGTCGTCAACGCGACGGTGACGACCGAACTCGAAGCGAGTCGGCCGAGCGACAGCGTGCAGTACTCGGCCGCGGAACTGTACGCCCACGAGCACGTTCGGCAACTGTACGTCGAACGGTATCACGACGGCGACCTCGAACGCGGCGTTCCGAACGGGATGATCGCCTCGGAGGAAGACGCACGGCACTTCGCCGACTTCGCGATGTGGACGGCGTGGATTTCCCACACGCAACGGCCGGGGAGCGACCACACGTACACGAACGACTGGCCGTACGAACCCGCCGCCGGAAACACGCCCCCGACGGCATCGATGACGTGGAGCGTCATCGCGATGGTGCTGCTCGTCGCGGCGGCCGGAATCGGCGTCTGGCTCTACACGTCCATCGACCTTCCCGAACCCGAGACGAAGGGAATCACGGTGCCGTCGCCGAAGGACGTCGTGGTCTTCCCGAGTCAGAAGACGGCGGCGCGGTTCGTTCCCATCGCCGCCCTCCTGTTCGTCGCACAGGTGTTGCTCGGCGGACTGTTGGCCCACTACTACATCGAGCGGGGCGGATTCTTCGGCCTCGGGTCGCTCCTCGGCGTTAACATCGTCAAACTGCTCCCGTTCGCCATCGCGAAGACGTGGCACATCGACCTCGCGATTCTGTGGATAGCGACACTCTGGCTCGGCGCGGGGCTGTTCTTACCGCCGCTACTGACCGGACAGGAACGAGCGAATCAGAGCACGTACGTCAACGTGCTCCTCGGGGCGCTCCTCGTCGTCGCCGTCGGCGGGCTGACCGGCATCTGGTTGGGTGCGAACGGCTACATCGACGGCGCGCTCTGGTGGCTCATCGGCAACGAGGGACTGGAGTACCTCGAAGTGGGTCGCGTCTGGCAGTTCGGCTTGCTCGCCGGGTTCGGGCTGTGGGCCGCCCTCGTCGCGCGTGGGTTCAAACCGCTCCTGAAAGCGGAGGAGTCGTTCGGCCTCGCGCACATGATCCTGTACGCGGGCGGCTCCATCGCCCTGCTGTTCACGGCGGGGATGTTCTACACGCCGCAGACGAACATCGTCGTGACCGAGTTCTGGCGCTGGTGGGTCGTCCACATGTGGGTCGAAGGTGCGTTCGAGTTCTTCATCGTCGCCATCGTCGGCCTGACGCTCGTGTCGATGAACCTGTTGCGAAAGCGGTCGGCCGAGAAAGCCGTCATGTTTCAGGCGCTGTTCGTGATGGGAACCGGCGTCATCGGCGTCTCCCACCACTACTGGTGGATCGGCCAACCGGACGTGTGGGTGCCCTTCGGCTCCGTCTTCTCGACGCTCGAACTGCTCCCACTCGTGTTCATTCTCTTCGAAGCCATCGGGGAGTACCGGACGCTCGCGCGGAGCGACGGGTCGTTCCCGTACACGCTCCCGTTCATGTTCATCATCGCCAGCGGGGTCTGGAACTTCGTCGGCGCGGGCGTGCTCGGCTTCTTCATCAACCTCCCGCTCGTCAACTACTACGAACACGGGACGTACCTCACGGTCGGCCACGCCCACGCCGCCATGTTCGGTGCGTTCGGGTTCCTCGCGCTGGGAATGGCGACCTACATGCTCCAGCTCACGACGAAACCCGACGCGTGGACGGAACGGCGACTCCGGTGGGCGTTCTGGCTGTGGAATATCGGCCTCGCGGTGATGGTGTTCGTCTCCGTCCTTCCCGTCGGCTTCCTCCAACTGGAAGCCGCGTTCTCCGGGAGCTACGACGCCGCGCGGAGCCTCGCGTTCTACAACAGCGACGCGGTACAGCTCCTGTTCTGGGCGCGGATGCCGGGCGACACGATGCTCATCCTCGGCACGCTCGTGTTCGCCTACGACGTGCTCAAAAAGCAGTTCGTGCAGCGCGAGGTGACGACGCCGGTACCGGAACCGGACGAGCAACGCGTGCCGAGTCGGGTGTTCACGGACGACGACGACTGA